Proteins encoded by one window of Bacillus sp. DTU_2020_1000418_1_SI_GHA_SEK_038:
- the opp3b gene encoding oligopeptide ABC transporter permease, with protein MGKYVFGRIGYMIITFFVISTFTFFLMQTLPGSPFNDERLSESQKERLYERYGLDEPVPIQYVKYMTNIVKGDFGVSFQYDGRAVTNIIGERIGASAVLGAQSMLVGCLIGMILGIIAAIKHNTAIDYMAMVIAVIGLSVPNFVFAGLLQYWVGVRLQWLPVAFWEGFEYSILPTIALSVFVIATIARFMRTEMLEVLGQDYIITAKAKGLNQFAIVLKHGLRNAAIPIITILGPLTVNLLTGTLVIEKIFSVPGLGEQFVKSIMTNDFPVIMGVTLFYSILFIGVVLLVDILYGVIDPRIRLSGGTK; from the coding sequence ATGGGGAAATACGTTTTCGGAAGAATTGGCTACATGATTATTACTTTTTTTGTTATTTCAACCTTTACTTTTTTTCTAATGCAAACTTTGCCTGGCTCGCCGTTTAATGATGAGAGACTATCCGAGTCACAAAAAGAAAGATTATATGAGCGGTATGGATTGGATGAGCCTGTACCAATTCAATATGTAAAGTACATGACAAATATTGTTAAAGGAGATTTTGGTGTTTCCTTTCAATATGATGGCCGGGCGGTAACAAATATTATTGGAGAGCGAATTGGTGCATCTGCCGTCCTCGGAGCGCAATCTATGCTTGTGGGCTGTTTAATAGGAATGATACTTGGAATTATTGCAGCAATAAAACATAATACAGCCATTGATTATATGGCGATGGTAATAGCCGTTATCGGATTGTCAGTTCCTAATTTTGTGTTTGCTGGCCTTTTGCAATATTGGGTTGGCGTTCGATTGCAATGGCTGCCAGTAGCTTTTTGGGAAGGCTTTGAGTACTCCATTTTACCAACCATTGCATTATCAGTTTTTGTTATTGCAACGATTGCAAGGTTCATGAGAACTGAAATGCTTGAAGTATTAGGGCAGGACTATATTATTACCGCTAAAGCGAAAGGGTTAAATCAATTTGCCATCGTCTTAAAGCATGGGCTTAGAAATGCAGCGATTCCAATTATCACGATATTAGGTCCGCTTACAGTTAACCTCTTAACGGGTACATTGGTTATCGAAAAGATTTTTAGTGTTCCCGGACTCGGTGAACAATTTGTTAAATCGATTATGACGAATGATTTTCCTGTTATTATGGGAGTCACCCTGTTCTATAGCATATTATTTATTGGCGTGGTGCTACTCGTTGATATTTTATATGGAGTGATTGATCCAAGGATCAGATTATCTGGGGGGACAAAATGA